Within the Pseudomonadota bacterium genome, the region TGCTCTTTCGAGAGCACCATCACCCCAGCCGAGTAGCACAGTGGATGCTTGTCCTGGCCCGGCTCCGAAAGTTTGTGAACCCCGTGATAAACAATCAGCCAGCCGTGCCGGGTGAGCACGGGCGGAGTTCCGCTGCCGATTTTCAGCATCTCCCAGTGTGACACGGGCGTCGCGAGCCGGTGATGCGAGTTGAACAGGCCGAGACGGTCCGGCTCGAGGCCCTCCCGGGTCATCGGGCAGTAGGAAATCCAGATACTTTCATGATCCAGATCCACCACACGGGACTCGGCCTGCCGGACGGTTTCCTCCGGACGTGTGCCGGGAAAAAGCGGCCGGTGGAGAATGGCCAGTTGCATTTTTCCGGCATGATTGGGAATGGCCACGGGGAAGAGGCTCGCATCCTTGTTGTCAACATGAACAAAATCGATGCCCTCATACGGTTCGAAGGTTGCCAGTCCCAGACGCTTCCAGTGGAACAAATCCTTAGATACGGCCAGTGCGATCCGCGGGCCGATCGGCGAAAGCGCCGTATACGTCATGACGTAGCTTTGGAACCTTTCCACGAACGTAATGCGGGCATCCTCGCAGCCGCCGCGGCCGTCAGGCCACAGCTCGTATTCCGCTTCCGGCTCCAGCGCGATGCCGAGCCGCTCGACGCCACAGGGATCGCCCGCATCGTTGAATTTCACGCGGGCGATGCCAATGCGG harbors:
- a CDS encoding glycosidase, encoding MSGFDLHRVGQIMEPEPGNPMEVDGVLNPAAVRGPDGQLYLFPRLVAKDNYSRIGIARVKFNDAGDPCGVERLGIALEPEAEYELWPDGRGGCEDARITFVERFQSYVMTYTALSPIGPRIALAVSKDLFHWKRLGLATFEPYEGIDFVHVDNKDASLFPVAIPNHAGKMQLAILHRPLFPGTRPEETVRQAESRVVDLDHESIWISYCPMTREGLEPDRLGLFNSHHRLATPVSHWEMLKIGSGTPPVLTRHGWLIVYHGVHKLSEPGQDKHPLCYSAGVMVLSKEHPRTIRYRSVEPVLTPLLKEERHGTVPNVVFPTGIDRRDDLGLPDCIDVYYGMADSRIGVARLDVPEHFQTGAPADSDGPLAGDSQLEMGYNP